Proteins from a genomic interval of Paenibacillus sp. FSL R5-0623:
- a CDS encoding beta-L-arabinofuranosidase domain-containing protein has translation MFTNFSLNEVRLTNGDFAHRQQLVQTYLMSFNLERLVHTFRLNAGMPSCAEPLNGWEAENCSLRGHFTGHFLSACAKLAFANQHRALTAKANEIVDILESCARSDGYLSAFGEDQLDLLEIEQNRKVWAPYYTLHKIMQGLIDCHIYLGNVKALTLGVKLAHYISGRFARLSLWQIDGILRCTKLNPANEFGGMGDALYSLHELTGDVKILELAHLFDRDYFIGPLVNSQDVLADLHANTHLPMIIAAMHRHEITGEKQYRKAAVHFYECLKGRTFANGNNSSKASFPVQGEVSEKSEHWGGFGRMEDALTGGESESCCAHNTERMLERLLSWSDAVEYLDHMESLKYNAILNSASSQTGLSQYHQPMGNGVTKTFSSTYDSFWCCTGSGIEAMSELQKNIWFRSGNKLLLNAFISSTLEWSEYTRIEQRSTFPDNLASSLVIKTVRPVTLALYLKAKSVTAVTINSKTANLQYKNGYIVLEREFHDWDIIEIGIDAKLHLVPLQGSDSMAAVMYGSILLAQLGEYRRVKGITAGNLHEKIVRLPQEQLVFTAESEQGEVLNFIPLFRVEEERYTVYLDLHNDASAVQPFSIAETGSAAYENQTTNNYEEASRS, from the coding sequence TTGTTTACCAACTTTAGCCTGAATGAAGTCAGGTTGACGAATGGAGATTTTGCTCATCGCCAGCAGCTTGTGCAAACCTATTTGATGTCATTCAACTTGGAACGGCTAGTACACACGTTCAGGCTAAATGCCGGAATGCCATCGTGCGCAGAACCGTTGAATGGCTGGGAAGCCGAAAATTGCAGCCTTAGAGGACATTTTACAGGACATTTTCTATCGGCATGTGCCAAGTTGGCTTTTGCCAATCAGCATCGGGCACTCACGGCAAAAGCCAACGAGATCGTGGATATTCTGGAATCCTGTGCACGTTCGGACGGCTATCTAAGCGCATTTGGGGAAGATCAGCTTGACCTGTTGGAAATCGAACAGAACCGAAAGGTATGGGCACCGTACTACACCCTGCATAAAATAATGCAGGGACTCATCGACTGCCATATATATCTGGGCAATGTGAAGGCGCTAACGCTTGGAGTGAAACTGGCCCATTATATATCTGGGCGGTTTGCGAGGCTCTCTTTGTGGCAAATCGATGGCATTCTCCGCTGTACAAAGCTGAATCCGGCAAATGAGTTCGGGGGAATGGGCGATGCGCTTTACTCACTCCATGAACTTACCGGGGATGTGAAAATACTGGAGCTTGCACATCTGTTCGACAGAGACTATTTTATAGGCCCCCTCGTTAACAGTCAGGATGTGCTTGCAGATTTGCATGCCAACACCCATCTTCCCATGATTATAGCGGCAATGCACCGTCACGAGATTACGGGTGAGAAGCAGTACAGAAAGGCGGCTGTACATTTTTACGAATGTTTGAAGGGAAGAACATTTGCCAATGGCAATAACAGTTCAAAGGCTTCATTTCCTGTTCAAGGCGAGGTTTCCGAAAAATCGGAACATTGGGGCGGCTTCGGAAGAATGGAAGATGCGCTAACAGGTGGAGAGAGTGAGAGCTGCTGTGCTCACAACACAGAACGCATGTTGGAGCGATTGCTTTCATGGTCCGATGCGGTTGAATACCTGGATCATATGGAATCATTGAAATATAACGCGATTCTGAACAGTGCGAGCAGCCAAACAGGGCTGTCACAATACCACCAGCCAATGGGAAACGGTGTAACTAAAACCTTCAGCAGCACCTATGATTCCTTCTGGTGCTGTACGGGTTCCGGCATCGAGGCGATGAGTGAACTGCAGAAAAACATCTGGTTCAGAAGCGGAAACAAACTGCTGTTGAATGCATTCATCTCGTCAACCCTTGAGTGGAGCGAGTATACCCGGATTGAGCAGCGCAGCACATTTCCCGATAACCTTGCTTCCAGCCTGGTCATCAAGACGGTCAGACCAGTGACATTGGCCTTGTACCTGAAGGCGAAGTCTGTCACAGCGGTTACAATCAACTCCAAGACGGCAAATTTACAATATAAGAACGGATACATTGTCCTGGAGCGAGAATTTCATGATTGGGATATCATTGAGATTGGAATTGATGCCAAGTTACATCTGGTTCCACTACAAGGTTCGGACAGCATGGCCGCAGTAATGTATGGCAGTATTCTGCTTGCACAGCTGGGTGAGTACAGAAGAGTGAAGGGAATAACGGCAGGTAATCTGCATGAGAAGATCGTCAGACTTCCCCAGGAACAACTGGTATTCACCGCAGAAAGTGAGCAAGGAGAAGTATTAAACTTCATTCCGCTGTTTCGGGTGGAGGAAGAAAGATACACTGTCTACCTGGATTTGCATAATGATGCTTCTGCTGTCCAGCCGTTCTCCATAGCCGAGACCGGCAGCGCGGCTTACGAGAACCAGACAACCAATAATTATGAAGAGGCATCCAGATCCTAA
- a CDS encoding ABC transporter permease subunit: MLPPIAYFIIFKYVPMVNAVLAFKDYNVIKGIWGSPWAGTKYFELLFKNPAFVTLIKNTLYISFYSLIVGFPIPILLALALNEIKNIRFKKTVQMVTYAPYFISTVVMVSIIMLFLSPRLGIVNTIAGALGFEAVNFLGEPGLFRSIYVFSDVWQGMGYSAVIYLAALAGVDPSLYEAAKVDGANRIQKIINVDLPGLLPAAVIILILSVGNIMAVGFEKIYLLQNPLNLSASEIISTYVYKIGLLNANYSFATAVGLFNSVINLILLLIVNAVAKRLSNTSLW; encoded by the coding sequence ATCCTGCCACCGATTGCTTACTTTATTATTTTCAAGTATGTACCCATGGTGAATGCAGTCCTGGCTTTTAAAGATTACAACGTCATCAAGGGGATCTGGGGCAGTCCGTGGGCCGGAACCAAGTATTTCGAATTACTTTTCAAAAATCCGGCGTTTGTCACGCTGATCAAGAACACGCTCTACATTTCGTTTTACAGCCTGATCGTTGGTTTCCCGATTCCTATATTACTGGCGCTGGCACTGAACGAAATCAAAAACATACGATTCAAAAAAACAGTACAAATGGTGACGTATGCTCCATATTTCATCTCTACCGTTGTTATGGTCTCCATCATTATGCTCTTTCTGTCTCCTAGGCTGGGTATTGTCAACACGATTGCAGGCGCCCTTGGTTTCGAAGCAGTGAATTTTCTCGGTGAGCCTGGACTGTTTCGATCCATCTACGTATTCTCCGATGTGTGGCAGGGAATGGGGTACTCCGCTGTGATATATCTGGCTGCTCTGGCAGGTGTTGATCCATCCCTGTATGAAGCCGCCAAAGTGGACGGAGCCAACCGAATACAGAAAATCATCAATGTTGATCTGCCTGGACTACTTCCGGCAGCCGTCATCATTCTGATCCTGAGTGTAGGGAATATCATGGCTGTTGGCTTCGAAAAAATATATTTGCTGCAAAATCCGCTCAACCTGTCTGCTTCGGAGATCATCTCCACGTATGTCTATAAAATAGGATTGCTGAATGCCAATTACAGCTTCGCTACTGCGGTCGGCCTGTTCAACTCGGTGATTAACCTGATTCTGCTATTAATCGTAAACGCGGTTGCCAAGCGACTGTCCAATACAAGCTTATGGTAA
- a CDS encoding ABC transporter substrate-binding protein has protein sequence MKKAGFIILACMLFTSLVLAGCSSSDKGNGEGSDPSGKTAINVFAHQGSDTNLSTNKFTKKMEEKFDIQFNWTTVPFDGAAEKRQISLASGDYPDLYLLIPWVDRFSQTDLLKFGQQGVILPLNDLIEEHAPNIKKVLESNDYYRAMNTAPDGNIYGLTGLNECFHCSYPNKMWVNTKWMEQLGLTEPTTTEEFKEMLRAFKTKDPNGNGKADEVPLSGSTENFGVHIIPYLMNGFIYDDDRNYLIVNQGKVETVVNKPEWKEGLAYIKSLYDEGLIDPGAFTQNVGAFKKIGDNADAQLLGAGAAMHPSLFVTTAEGSPYGNDYNPIPPLKGPHAAYATYNYPIDPGASFVLTNKASEATQIAAIKLLDYIYTQEGTMASYLGEEGVSWRKPQEGEVALNDQIEPLYKAIPLPPGEEPRNDSWAALSQYNHYQAYRDSEVQGTDIYANDGGERRLYEATLLMEGKEPKEIFPHWALWVDPSQADEASMMQTNLKDYIDQNALQFITGAKSLDKDWDEYVKGLEGLNINRYLEIMQASYDTSSVSK, from the coding sequence TTGAAAAAAGCGGGATTCATCATTCTTGCCTGTATGCTGTTTACCTCGTTGGTACTTGCCGGATGTTCAAGTTCTGATAAGGGGAACGGGGAAGGCAGCGATCCATCAGGCAAGACAGCCATTAATGTGTTTGCTCACCAGGGTTCGGATACCAACCTGTCCACTAACAAATTCACGAAGAAAATGGAAGAGAAGTTTGATATTCAGTTTAACTGGACCACGGTTCCATTCGACGGTGCAGCGGAGAAAAGACAGATTTCCCTGGCTTCTGGTGATTATCCGGACTTGTATCTACTCATCCCTTGGGTAGATCGTTTCTCCCAGACAGACTTGTTGAAGTTTGGTCAGCAGGGGGTTATTTTGCCGCTGAATGATCTGATTGAGGAGCATGCTCCCAATATTAAAAAAGTGCTTGAAAGCAATGACTATTATCGGGCCATGAACACTGCTCCCGACGGAAATATCTATGGTCTGACGGGTCTGAATGAATGTTTTCACTGTTCATACCCGAACAAGATGTGGGTCAACACCAAATGGATGGAACAACTGGGCCTGACCGAACCCACGACGACAGAAGAATTTAAGGAAATGCTTCGGGCATTTAAAACGAAAGACCCGAACGGGAACGGTAAAGCCGACGAAGTACCGCTAAGCGGTTCGACTGAAAATTTCGGTGTGCACATTATTCCGTACTTGATGAACGGCTTTATCTATGACGACGATCGGAATTATCTCATTGTCAATCAGGGGAAAGTGGAGACCGTAGTGAACAAACCGGAGTGGAAAGAAGGGCTTGCCTATATTAAATCCCTGTACGATGAAGGGTTGATTGATCCAGGGGCATTTACCCAAAACGTCGGGGCCTTCAAAAAAATTGGCGATAACGCTGATGCACAGCTTCTTGGTGCGGGAGCAGCGATGCATCCATCGTTATTCGTAACGACTGCGGAAGGTTCACCTTACGGAAATGATTACAATCCCATCCCTCCATTGAAGGGACCCCATGCTGCTTATGCTACGTACAACTATCCAATTGATCCCGGAGCGTCCTTTGTACTGACAAACAAAGCCAGTGAGGCAACGCAGATCGCGGCCATAAAGCTGCTGGATTATATCTATACCCAGGAAGGAACCATGGCATCATATCTGGGAGAAGAGGGCGTAAGCTGGCGCAAACCACAAGAAGGAGAAGTGGCGCTCAATGATCAGATTGAGCCGTTATATAAAGCCATTCCGCTTCCTCCTGGAGAAGAACCTCGTAATGACAGTTGGGCTGCATTGAGTCAGTACAATCATTATCAGGCATATCGGGACTCCGAAGTACAGGGGACAGACATCTATGCCAATGATGGTGGTGAGCGACGTCTCTATGAGGCGACATTGTTAATGGAAGGCAAGGAACCAAAAGAGATTTTCCCTCATTGGGCATTGTGGGTAGATCCGTCCCAAGCTGATGAAGCCAGCATGATGCAGACCAATCTCAAGGATTACATCGATCAGAACGCCCTGCAATTTATTACTGGCGCCAAAAGTCTGGATAAGGATTGGGATGAATATGTGAAAGGCCTGGAGGGACTGAACATTAATCGATATCTGGAGATTATGCAGGCTTCCTATGATACTTCTTCTGTTTCCAAATAA
- a CDS encoding helix-turn-helix domain-containing protein gives MKRKIFYYRQLLSYIPVFFIVVTFMFFLYYQLLSSQSRKEAIMANESLLVQAMNLVDSSLKTMEQELLSELLHNNELFLFWNASQTDNDYLHIQIAEFMRQFKQDHPLVDSIYVVRTHHPVVISDATITTLEDFSDAPFIHSQLTKSGNHWTELRKFEPFSIVGYRQVVSLVLRSPVLLNGEGLLVVNLSPGKMTELVNGIYEQQISYTRILDGAGQDILDLAGAEHDDLSVVTQKTSALTGWTYVSGPLNGIFVNATNVLYNVWFVIGIVMIIVGVGWFFYITRKSYKPIEQIISRINSFPQFKDSPVSQDHQGLKDEFAFIESALNLFLAQNRIYQQQNREDEQLKKTYLLQQLLDGQYPENPSQWDSQQNGFQLNDLNQKQVICVVEMDDYARFVQYYLPRDQYLLKFAILSVIQETAEQHGYTIWAGWISGDVLGAMLQLEDEQGVDPHLLQMFEDTRTWIEQNMNLRISVGVGSIANTYTHIPDSYRQALQALKYKMVLGGNQVILFSNVDQDKKAGAFDYFQLVHAMAQSLRTAKSDWGQQYNTIMQQIEQDILDRDNIVSLVGYMIYSIEREISRLPKEFQELWAAEVEPSLQDALSSSETFQQLEANVRQPLEQLTEQIRIFQEKRTHSERIFEIRKCIEREYGNPELSLDYLAQQFQLSPKSISKLFKEMTGNKFVDYLIDVRIKRAKQLLEQTTLSVNEVAEEVGYANVISFGRAFKKHVNTSPGEYRKWALNRIEMR, from the coding sequence ATGAAGAGGAAGATCTTTTATTATCGACAGCTGTTATCCTACATTCCTGTCTTTTTCATTGTAGTTACCTTTATGTTTTTCTTATACTACCAATTGCTGAGCAGTCAGAGTCGTAAGGAAGCGATCATGGCGAATGAAAGCTTGCTTGTTCAGGCCATGAATCTGGTTGATTCTTCACTGAAAACGATGGAGCAAGAACTGCTTTCCGAATTGCTGCACAATAATGAGCTTTTCTTATTTTGGAATGCCAGCCAAACGGACAACGACTACCTGCACATTCAGATAGCCGAGTTCATGAGACAGTTCAAGCAGGATCATCCGCTAGTGGATTCGATCTATGTTGTTCGAACGCATCATCCGGTTGTCATTAGTGACGCAACCATCACAACGTTGGAGGATTTTTCAGATGCTCCATTTATCCACTCACAGTTAACAAAGTCGGGGAATCACTGGACGGAACTCAGGAAGTTTGAACCCTTTTCCATTGTAGGTTATCGCCAGGTTGTCAGTCTAGTGCTCAGAAGTCCCGTTCTCCTTAACGGGGAAGGGCTGCTTGTTGTTAACCTGTCCCCCGGCAAAATGACCGAACTTGTCAACGGAATCTATGAACAGCAGATCAGCTATACCCGAATTCTGGATGGGGCAGGGCAGGATATTCTCGACTTGGCCGGGGCGGAGCATGACGATCTGTCTGTTGTTACGCAGAAAACCTCAGCATTAACCGGGTGGACGTATGTGAGCGGACCATTAAACGGTATTTTTGTAAACGCTACCAATGTCCTGTATAACGTCTGGTTTGTGATAGGCATCGTCATGATTATCGTCGGGGTTGGCTGGTTTTTTTACATTACGCGAAAAAGCTATAAGCCTATTGAACAGATCATCTCCAGGATCAACAGTTTTCCGCAGTTTAAGGATAGTCCTGTCTCGCAGGATCATCAGGGGCTTAAAGACGAGTTTGCATTCATTGAATCAGCACTGAATCTTTTTCTGGCACAGAATCGCATTTACCAGCAGCAAAATCGTGAAGATGAACAATTGAAGAAAACATATCTGCTCCAGCAATTGCTGGATGGCCAATATCCTGAGAATCCAAGCCAATGGGACTCACAGCAAAACGGATTTCAATTGAATGATCTAAACCAAAAACAGGTCATCTGTGTCGTAGAAATGGATGATTATGCTCGTTTTGTACAGTATTACTTGCCTCGGGATCAATATTTACTGAAGTTCGCCATTCTGAGCGTCATTCAGGAAACGGCTGAACAACACGGTTATACGATATGGGCGGGATGGATTTCGGGTGATGTTCTGGGAGCCATGCTGCAATTGGAGGATGAACAGGGAGTTGACCCACATCTGCTTCAGATGTTCGAGGATACACGGACGTGGATTGAGCAAAACATGAATCTCAGAATCAGTGTTGGTGTGGGAAGCATCGCCAATACGTATACGCATATTCCTGATTCTTATCGCCAAGCGCTGCAAGCGTTGAAATACAAGATGGTTTTGGGTGGCAACCAGGTCATTCTGTTTTCCAACGTAGATCAGGATAAAAAGGCAGGAGCGTTTGACTATTTCCAACTGGTTCATGCCATGGCACAATCCCTGCGTACAGCGAAGTCTGACTGGGGACAGCAATACAATACGATTATGCAGCAGATTGAGCAGGATATTCTGGACCGGGATAATATTGTAAGTCTGGTCGGGTATATGATCTATTCCATAGAGCGGGAAATAAGCAGACTTCCCAAAGAATTTCAAGAACTGTGGGCAGCAGAGGTCGAACCCTCCTTGCAGGATGCGTTGTCCTCTTCCGAGACGTTCCAGCAGCTTGAGGCGAATGTACGTCAACCGCTGGAGCAGCTGACAGAGCAGATTCGTATTTTTCAGGAGAAACGAACACATTCGGAACGGATTTTTGAGATTCGCAAATGCATTGAACGGGAGTATGGCAATCCTGAGCTCTCCCTCGATTATCTGGCGCAGCAATTCCAGCTTAGTCCCAAATCCATCAGCAAATTGTTTAAGGAAATGACGGGCAACAAGTTTGTCGATTATCTAATTGATGTTCGAATCAAGCGTGCAAAGCAATTACTGGAACAAACGACGTTGTCCGTGAATGAGGTTGCAGAGGAAGTGGGATACGCCAATGTGATTTCTTTTGGCCGGGCGTTCAAAAAACATGTAAATACTTCACCCGGAGAATATCGTAAATGGGCGCTAAATCGAA
- a CDS encoding carbohydrate ABC transporter permease, producing the protein MPNTQTNAGRPRIKSSSTIRESWGDRVFITVVYFMLTVVLIAVLYPLIYIVSSSLSSPAAVSSGKVWLWPIDLTFDGYKSVLRNDQVLTGYANSLFYTACGTFISVALTIMIAYPLSKKTFVGRSSLMMFITFTMLFSGGLIPTYLVVKTMGLIDTRWALLIPNAVWVWQVIIARTFFQNSIPEELSEAADIDGCSDIRFIFSIILPLAKPIIAVLSLMYAVGQWNAYFDALIYLKSQSLYPLQLILRSILILNSSTGNMDASEMIKQQQMAELMKYSLIVMASLPVLIIYPFVQRYFVQGMLIGSVKG; encoded by the coding sequence ATGCCTAACACACAGACAAATGCAGGTCGTCCGCGGATCAAGAGCAGTAGTACGATCCGTGAATCCTGGGGAGACCGCGTATTTATAACGGTTGTTTACTTCATGCTGACTGTGGTGCTGATTGCCGTGCTGTATCCCTTGATATATATTGTGAGTTCATCGCTCAGTAGCCCTGCTGCTGTCTCCTCGGGAAAAGTCTGGTTGTGGCCCATTGACCTGACGTTTGACGGTTACAAGTCTGTATTGCGGAATGATCAAGTCCTTACTGGTTATGCCAATTCCCTTTTCTATACAGCCTGCGGCACCTTCATCAGCGTGGCACTGACTATTATGATTGCTTATCCATTATCCAAAAAAACGTTTGTTGGTCGCAGCTCGTTAATGATGTTTATTACCTTCACCATGCTGTTCTCGGGCGGTTTGATCCCTACCTATCTGGTGGTCAAAACCATGGGACTGATTGATACCCGCTGGGCGTTGCTGATTCCCAATGCCGTTTGGGTATGGCAAGTCATCATTGCCCGTACTTTTTTTCAGAATTCGATACCGGAAGAATTGTCCGAAGCAGCAGACATCGATGGCTGCAGTGACATCCGGTTTATCTTCAGTATTATCCTGCCACTCGCCAAACCGATTATCGCCGTGTTGTCACTTATGTACGCTGTCGGTCAGTGGAATGCATACTTTGACGCCCTCATCTACCTGAAATCACAGTCGCTCTATCCGCTACAGCTGATATTGCGCAGTATTCTTATTCTGAACAGCAGTACGGGGAACATGGATGCATCGGAAATGATCAAACAGCAGCAGATGGCTGAACTCATGAAGTACTCGTTAATTGTGATGGCCAGCTTGCCGGTGTTAATCATTTATCCATTTGTTCAAAGGTATTTCGTGCAAGGTATGTTGATTGGCTCAGTCAAAGGATAA
- a CDS encoding helix-turn-helix domain-containing protein, translating to MQLLWSKFSPVFRRFLISYLVILMIPQIAGYASYRASIEAARSSSIENSLKSLSLGKEIIERNLLQVEAFTRQLAVNPDLQNLIAGPKPHDLHNVYGMNRMQRSLSMYSSTNDYLSHFFIHIPNYNAIITPRTVYYRPEHYYAANQLDGMSFEQWHDQILKQPHFNEIIPLRNYKREILGTVLADVPAITFLQSLPLNSFNKPQATIGVMIDQDQMASLTQHIVDQYGGWTLVTDAEGQIIFSLGIEQGEAEQMAQNHRREGNTGETELNVQNVQPGSDGRLLISIQSSQNGWNYMAGIPEKALMTKADQIKQVTLVFTLATIALGLLFGLFLAYRNSAPVYRLLASFREQITDSPGRRGNEYDFLASHINNLIANNDSLKNAMNEQIPLLRDGFIKRLLTGEVYTSLELEVISSQAHISLHSSKGLAGLVKVNGYANPDSEETIHELGVARLLIKQVLTEWNAQLLITDWGTDQIAFACPLDENSLNEAIGRCEKELNTLMEVIYREHRISTTIGTGAAYEVWNDAGRSFDEAKQALDYAIHMGTDHLVRFEDTMKENELYYYPIESEQRLLNTIKVGEPEEAIRILEQLFLRNLEERELSYEMTQQFIMELKGTFLKLDEPKFKLDASLLEEYKSRVTSIQMTETITSLQAKFKQLTEDICGDFQRRRAGAHADTVSEMIYFIQQHYGDANLTIYRIAEHMSKSEKFISQLFKEHTGENLSDYVERVRIDAASNLLHSTGQTIDEIAEATGYNSAHSFRRAFKRVRGISPSVFRKMDVHSG from the coding sequence ATGCAGCTCCTATGGTCCAAATTTTCACCCGTGTTCCGCCGATTCCTCATTTCGTATCTTGTCATTCTAATGATTCCTCAAATTGCGGGATATGCTTCTTACCGAGCTTCCATTGAAGCAGCCCGTTCCAGCTCCATTGAGAACAGTTTGAAGTCGCTGAGTCTTGGCAAAGAGATCATTGAGCGAAATCTTCTTCAAGTCGAAGCTTTTACCAGACAACTTGCCGTCAATCCCGATTTGCAAAATTTAATTGCTGGCCCAAAGCCGCATGATCTCCACAATGTCTACGGTATGAACCGCATGCAGCGGAGCCTCTCCATGTACAGCAGTACCAATGATTACTTGTCTCATTTCTTCATTCACATTCCGAACTACAATGCCATCATCACACCAAGAACTGTGTATTATCGTCCAGAGCATTATTATGCTGCCAATCAACTGGACGGTATGTCGTTTGAACAATGGCATGACCAAATTCTCAAACAACCACACTTTAATGAAATCATACCGCTTCGAAACTATAAACGTGAAATACTGGGCACTGTGCTTGCAGACGTTCCCGCCATTACGTTTCTGCAATCTCTGCCTTTGAACAGCTTCAACAAACCGCAAGCGACGATTGGTGTCATGATTGATCAGGATCAGATGGCCAGCCTTACTCAACATATTGTGGATCAATATGGCGGCTGGACTCTCGTCACCGATGCGGAAGGGCAGATCATTTTCTCCCTTGGCATTGAACAGGGCGAGGCTGAGCAAATGGCACAGAATCATCGGAGAGAAGGTAACACTGGGGAAACGGAGCTGAACGTGCAGAATGTACAGCCTGGAAGTGATGGTCGGCTGCTGATATCGATACAGTCCAGTCAAAATGGATGGAATTACATGGCAGGGATTCCGGAGAAAGCACTCATGACAAAAGCGGACCAAATCAAACAAGTCACGCTGGTCTTTACTTTGGCAACCATTGCCTTGGGACTGTTATTCGGGCTGTTTCTGGCCTATCGTAATAGTGCACCCGTATACAGATTGTTGGCCTCTTTTCGGGAACAAATCACCGATTCTCCAGGCAGACGGGGCAATGAATATGATTTTTTGGCAAGCCATATTAACAATCTCATTGCTAATAATGACTCACTTAAAAACGCCATGAATGAGCAGATTCCGTTATTGAGAGATGGTTTTATCAAACGTTTGTTAACCGGAGAAGTCTATACCTCACTTGAGTTGGAGGTTATCTCATCCCAGGCGCACATTTCTCTTCATAGCAGCAAGGGCTTGGCAGGCTTAGTGAAGGTAAACGGATATGCCAATCCGGACAGTGAAGAAACTATCCATGAACTGGGTGTGGCAAGGCTGCTTATCAAACAAGTACTTACAGAATGGAATGCGCAGCTGCTGATCACGGATTGGGGAACAGACCAGATCGCTTTTGCCTGTCCATTGGATGAGAACTCACTGAATGAAGCTATAGGGAGATGTGAAAAAGAGCTGAACACCTTGATGGAAGTGATCTACCGGGAGCATCGGATATCCACAACAATTGGCACAGGTGCAGCTTACGAGGTCTGGAATGATGCGGGTCGCTCCTTTGACGAAGCCAAACAAGCTCTGGATTATGCCATTCATATGGGAACAGATCATCTGGTGAGATTTGAAGATACGATGAAGGAAAATGAATTGTACTATTATCCGATTGAGTCTGAACAGCGCTTGCTGAACACGATCAAAGTCGGTGAGCCTGAAGAGGCGATACGCATTCTGGAGCAATTGTTTCTTCGTAATTTAGAGGAGCGGGAACTGTCCTACGAGATGACACAGCAGTTCATCATGGAGCTGAAGGGGACTTTTCTGAAGCTGGACGAACCCAAATTCAAGCTGGATGCCTCCCTGCTGGAGGAATATAAATCTCGGGTGACATCCATTCAGATGACAGAAACGATTACTTCGCTGCAGGCAAAATTCAAACAGTTAACAGAAGACATCTGCGGTGACTTCCAGAGAAGAAGAGCAGGAGCACATGCGGATACTGTAAGCGAAATGATTTATTTTATCCAACAACATTATGGGGATGCAAACTTGACGATCTATCGGATTGCCGAGCACATGAGCAAGTCCGAGAAGTTTATATCTCAACTGTTCAAAGAACATACAGGAGAGAATCTTTCCGATTATGTAGAACGGGTACGCATCGATGCTGCCTCGAACTTGTTGCACTCTACCGGTCAGACTATTGACGAGATAGCGGAGGCCACCGGGTATAATAGTGCACATTCATTCCGCCGAGCTTTCAAGCGGGTACGCGGCATTTCTCCGAGTGTATTTCGGAAAATGGACGTTCATAGCGGTTAA